Proteins from one candidate division KSB1 bacterium genomic window:
- a CDS encoding 4Fe-4S dicluster domain-containing protein codes for MALMITAECINCGACVPECPNNAIYGVGEEWAFADGTTVTGQIEYQGEMVEVNKKFPALSDSIYFIVPEKCTECVGFYDEQKCVSVCPVDCCVEDPDHRESQEELMARKERLHP; via the coding sequence ATGGCCCTCATGATCACGGCTGAATGCATCAATTGTGGCGCTTGCGTGCCGGAATGTCCGAACAACGCGATTTATGGTGTTGGCGAAGAATGGGCATTCGCCGACGGCACGACGGTGACCGGCCAAATCGAATATCAGGGTGAAATGGTCGAGGTCAACAAAAAATTTCCTGCACTCTCTGATAGCATTTACTTTATCGTTCCCGAAAAGTGCACCGAATGTGTCGGCTTTTATGACGAGCAAAAGTGCGTCTCGGTTTGTCCGGTCGATTGCTGTGTCGAGGATCCCGACCATCGCGAGTCCCAGGAAGAGCTGATGGCAAGAAAAGAGAGGTTGCATCCGTAA